Sequence from the Fictibacillus arsenicus genome:
AGATTGTTTCACTATTAATGAATTCATAAAAATAAACGTCAATATAGCTGTTGGGATATAAAGGGTTGCTTGAACAATATCGTTTAAGAAGGAAAAGCTGGATTTAGGGTTGATCAGAGTAATGCCAACCGAAAACAGAATTCTGAACAAAGCGATCCCCAGTGCGATCAGAATCGTATATTTTGCCCCATCAATTACCTGATAAAAAATGTGTTTGCCAAACATATCCGACCCTAAAGGCGGAACTTGTGATGGAGAATAGGGAGGAGCATCTATTATTCTTCCATCATCATCATATAGAAAATCTTGCAGTTTTAGTGCTTCTGTTTTATTAACATCCAGCATGCTAGGCCAATAAAAACTAAAAACAAGTAAACATGTAATAAAAAGAAACCCTATTACAGCCTGCGGCTGCTTTAATAGTTTTATAATCATGCGGCTTCCTCCCCTTCTTGTTTATTTACCTTAATGGTATTGCTTTCCGCAATTTCAAACAAAAGAGAAAAAGGGATTGCTATCATAAGTGCTGTTACCATAAAGGCTACACCCTTCGTATTCAGCAAAACATTCATTATTCCATTCAAATTGAACACATATTCTACAATAAACAGATTAGAAAGCATAAATACAAAGATCGTTTTGTAATACTGGACAAGACTCGTAATGATGTTTCTGAAAACGTGTACGATCGTGATGTAAAATCGGCTGAGCCCCATCGCTCTGGCAACTGTTACATAAGGTTTATGCTGTTCATCTTTCATCAGCAGTAAAGCAATCTTAAACAACTGAATCGTAGGCAATACTGCGAGAGTAAGGATCGGCAGAAGATAGATCGGATTGTTGTAGACGTTCGAGATATTGGCTATTAGAACTCCCGTAGATTGATAGATGTAAATAACAGTAAACTGCAGGACAACTACAATAAATAAATCGGGCAGTGATTCCAAGAATGTTAATAATCCGTATACAATGCGCTGTAGAAATCTTGGCAGAAGCGTTGTAAAGAAAGTAAGAATTAGAGCAGCCGCTAAACCTGTAAGCAAAGCAGCAAAGAAAATAGTCATGGAATATTGGTACTTTTCAAAGACGTCAGGAAAAAGCGGATATTTCAAGTTTTTAATTGAGTACTCCCATACGTTTTGTTCTAGCTGAGTATTGGTACCGAATAAAAGAGCAGGCAATATGCCAATTATTAAGATTCCCAGTATAGTAGACCTAAGTCTTTTTAAATAACTCCTCAATGAAAAATTCATAATACACCTCAATTCTTAAAGAATGGTTTGAAATAATTGTAAACCAATTGGCATTTATTTGAAATGATTCTCCCTAAAAAAACATCTTTATTTAATTTGACGAGTAAGCCTCTTAAAATTCTTCAAAAAAAAAATACTGGATTTTCTCCAGTATTTTCAATAATTATGAAACCAGCTTGATTATAGGCAGCAAGACTAGCTGTGTCACCACATGCAGCATCATATGCGCAATCATCGCGTATTCCAGACCTTTTTTCCAAAAAAGATAGCCGAAGAAAATCGCGAGTACGCCATTTAATATAAATGAACGGGCTATGATTAAGGTATTAAGCTCTCCATATAAAACCTCAGTTGCTGGCAGATGTCCTGCTGAAAAGAGAAGGGCTGCCAGTATTATTCCGATCCAGTAAAAGGATAAAGGGATGGTTTCTCTGTATTTTTTAAATATGAAAGACAATAGCCAAACGATCAGTGCCATAAGGAAAAGCCGCATTAATACTTCTTCAACGATTCCTCCATACAATACTCCGGCAAGTGTTGCTTTCCACCATACGACACCTTCGCCATTTCCGAGCTTTGGCATGTGAGGCTGAAATAGGAATAGATCAGTTAGAATCATGAAAAAAGATCCGATTGCGCCGCCTATAAGAGCGAGTTTTAAAGCAGACCGGTCGATGACAGGTTTCTTTTTTTCAGCAATCCACGTTCTAAGCAAGGGAAGTGTCAGGTCTGTGCGTTCGGTAAGCTTTAAACCAATCCAGCTTAAAATAGTAGTCAATATTCCAATTTGAAGTGAAGCTATGATAATCATGACTGGCAGCGGAAATGGAAAGGCATCCATCATTTTGGCATACTCAACTGCTGTTAGTGTGTTTTTTAACGATTCCAACTGAAAAGGAACTACAAAAGCTCCTGCAAGTAAACCTAATAAACCAAGAAATAAAGCAATCTTTAAATGTTTCAATTGTTGCATCCTCCATGTTCACTATTCAATTTTTAAAATGTCTTTCTTTAACCACTGTATGCCTTCCTTGACGAAATCTTTCTTCGGGCGTGAATGAGGCGTATGTTCTAAAACCCAATAAATATTGTTTCGTTTTGCAATGAAACTCAAAATCTCTTTAACCGGAAAATAAACATCATCCTCCTCATGTGAAGGATGAATGGGGATCCAAATGTATTTCCCTTCAATGAATTCAATATTATGAAGATGAACAACTTTAATGTGCTCCTGCCATTTTTGGATTAACTCTGGTGGATTCACAGATAGCTCTGCAGCAGCCAGCAGGTAATCTCCAATATCAATGCAAAGCTTTAACCCATACTTCTTCCAAACGGAGACAGGAAAATTATGAAGATATTCGATGCCTTTTGTGGATTTCCACATCCCTAGTTTTGGTTCACAGACAATCGGCAGATTATATTTTGTTTGAAGGAGGGATAACCTCTGCAATCCTTCTTCTATTAATGTGTTAGGATCTTTTGATTCATCTTGAAAATAAGGAAAATGAACAAGTATGTATGCTGCTCCAGCTTGAGCCATCCGCATTACTTCATTCTCAAACTGAATCCAAGCCTTATCGGGTTCAAATTGCACGAATTCGATAAGATCGTATTTGCTGTCTTTGCGAAAAAGGGGTGAATGAAGGCTGAAGCTTTTATTAGAGCTTTTAATCTTGCCTAGAAAGTGTTGGTAGGCATCTTCATTCTCGAATTCTCCTATTTCTATATGACTCGTTTCATCTATAAAAAGTTCATGAAACAGGGAAGTATCAGACATGATCGTACTTCCAGATATCGCTATTTTGTGTGTCATGTGCAGCTCCTTTCAGTTTAAAAGCGTGAAAAAAGACAGGAATAAGATCCCGTCTTTTTAAATCCCACCTGCGCCGCCACCGCCAGAATGGTGATTTTGCTGTGAAGCGTTCCAGGCAGCAGCATTGTTGATTTTGTTTTGATCACTGACATGTTCTTCAAGTTCATATTTTGCATTGTATCTTTTATACCTCTGTTTCGTTCTCCAATGTACAATTGCAAAAAGCAAGAGAACTGCGGCGAGTGGTGATAAAATAAAAACCCAAAACATTTAAAAACACCTCCTAGAGATCGTGGTGCACTAGTTAATCTATGAAGTTAGTTTTTAGATATGCTTATAAAAAAGAAGATCATCAACAAAGCGCCCGTTTAAGTAAAATTCCCCGACAAGTCTTCCTTGTACCTGGTAGCCGCATTTTTTGTAAAAGCGGATGGCTTTCTCATTTGTTGATAAGACGCGTAAAGACAGCTTGGTTTTGCCGTTGTCCCGTGCCAGCTCTTCAACTGCCCGCATAAGCTCAAATCCAATGTTCTGTCCATGATAATCAGGGTGAACAGCCATCGCTAGATCTGCTACATGCAGGTTAGAAGGGACTGGAAACACATCTTTATAAAAAATGTAGCCGCAGACCTTTCCGTTGCATCGGGCGACAATTTGACTGCCGGCAGGAAACTGCTTGCCATAGTCCTCAGGTGATTCCCAGCGGATGTCTGGTGCAGGTGTTGTTTCTATGTTCCAAACGAGATGATCAATTTCAACAAGCCCGGGATAATCCGCAGGTGTTGATAAGGAAATTTCTAATGCAGCTTTCTCCATCTTACACACTCCTTACCTAGAAAATTCCATAAAGAGACATGAAACTCCTTTATTTTCACATGAAGAATTGCGATAGAATTGTTTGAAAATTGTAAGGGGTCTGACCCGGGACAGACCCCTTACAATTCAGACACAATTTCAACACATGCGAACGTACAAACAGCTTTGCTTTTTAGGACATGAATCACTATAATATAAGAGGAATCCTTAGAAGCAGTCCATGAACGGACTGTTTTTTGTGGTTATACAGCGAAAGATTTAAGTTAAAATTTTTAATAGAAGTCAAACAACGAAGGTGAAAGATATGAAACGTGCTAGACTAATATATAATCCAAGTTCAGGAAGAGAAACGGTAAAGAAACAGCTTCCTTATATTTTGGATAGACTTGAAAACGCAGGATATGAAACATCATGTCATGCGACTACACCTGAAGATGGCTGCGCTACACGTGCGGCACGCCTTGCTGGAGAACGAGGTTTTGACCTTGTTATAGCAGCAGGTGGAGATGGAACAATCTACGAAGTAGTAAACGGACTTGCAGGCCTTGAGAATCGGCCGATGCTTGGTATCATTCCTGCGGGGACAACGAACGATTTTGCACGTGCAGTAGGTGTACCGCGAACGATCGAAGGCGCTTGTGACGTTCTTTGCGGCGGTACCCACATGCCGGTTGATATCGGTAAAGTAAATGATAAATTCTTTATTAATATTGCAGGCGGCGGACGAATAACAGAACTTACTTATGAAGTGCCGAGCAAGCTCAAAACGATGATCGGTCAGCTGGCATACTTCCTAAAAGGAATAGAGATGCTTCCATCGATTCGTCCGACATATGTTGAGATTGAATTCGATGACAAGGAAAAGTACGAAGGCGAGATCATGCTGTTTTTAGTAGCCAATACAAACTCTGTTGGAGGGTTTGAAAAACTCGCTCCATCTTCTGAATTCCATGACGGCCTTTTCGATGTTGTCATCTTAAAGAAAACAAACCTTGCTGAGTTTGTCCGTATCGCATCCCTTGCGATCCGTGGTGAACACATTCATGATGATCATGTCATCTACAAAAAAGCGAAGCGTGTTAAAGTAACACCTCGCGAAAAGATGCAGATCAACCTCGACGGTGAGCTGGGCGGCATTCTACCAGGTGAATTCGAGAACCTGCATCACCACTTCGAGTTGTTGGTGCCAAAAGAAAGAATCAAACCATAATATAAGCAAACGAGACTGAACACCTAAGCAAATAGCGATTAGGTGTTCTTTTTCTTTTAGGGAGAGTCATTAAATATGAAAAACAACTCAAATATCCAAAAATATAAAAGACTTGCACCGTTCTACGATAAGTTTATGGGCAACCGTCTTTTTCGAAAAGCCCGTCAGCAAGCTTTTTCTGAAATTGAAGCTCGGCAAGGGGGCTCGCTTTTGTTAGTTGGAGTAGGGACAGGCGAGGACTTTCCATTTCTGCCAGCGGGTGCGTCTGTTACAGGAATCGATCTTTCGGAAGATATGTTAAAGATTGCTGAGGGTAAAAAGAACAGCCGGGACATCACACTGCTGCAAATGGATGCTGAAGACATGGGGTTCGGAAATGAAAAGTTCGATATTATCGTATTAAATTTAATTCTAAGTGTAGTAGAGCATCCTGAAAAAGTACTAGAGAAAAGCTTGAACTGTCTAAGCCCTGGCGGCACGTTATTGGTATTCGATAAATTTATAGAATCCAATCAGAAACCAAACGTAATAAGAAGGTTGCTGAACAAAATCACCTCAGCGATCGGAACAGATATTACCCGTGATTTTTACAAAATAAAGAGTGGCTTTCCGATTGAAATTACGAAAGAATACAAGACGATTAATGACCTTTATACTATTATCGTCGCACGTGAAAGCATATCAAACGATATATCAGTATAGTCCATTTACAGTAATGTGATTTATCCCCTTTGCATGATTGTCTCTTCCTTTATTATGTTAGAAAATTAAAACAATTCATAAAAAAGGAAGTGGAGGGGTTTGGTTATGAAAAAGTTTCTTGCGTTGTGCTTAACAGTTATGATGGCTGCATGTTTTTTCCTGCCACAGCAAAATGCGAAGGCGGCTGCTGGTATAGAAGTAGACACTGAATTGACGAAAGTCCTTAGTGATCTTACATCTAATACACTGGTAGAAGCGGTGGTTACGTATGAATCATTGCCGAGTTCATCAGATGTAACAGCACTGCAGAATCTTGGTTTAGAAACAAAAACGTTTAGCAAGCTGCCGATGGTTGCTGTTAAAGGAACGAAGCTTGAAATCACATCACTGCTTTCAAGCAGTTTAGATGCAGTATCGGTATACCATAACAAAGACCTGAACTTTTTAATGAAAGACAGCCGCAAATTAATAGGGGCTGAGCGAGTATGGAATGAGTTAGGATATACAGGCAAGGGTACAACTGTTGCCGTTATTGACAGCGGAATCGATGCTACACATCCTGATCTGCCGTTTGGCGAAGAAAAAGTTATTCAAAACGTAAAATTCTTAGCGGGAGATTTGTTCTCGAACGAACCGCTTTACCTTGAAAATGTTCAAAACACTGATACTTCTTCTGGTCATGGAACTCACGTTGCCGGAACAATCGCAGGACTTGGAACAGCAAGTGAAGGGTTATATACTGGCGTTGCACCAGATGCGAAGCTAGTAGGTCTTAGCACAGGTGAAGGAATCAACATCTTTTGGGCGTTAGAAGCGTTTAATTATGCGATTGAAAATCAAGAAGAGTACGGCATTGATGTCATTTCAAACAGCTGGGGTACAACAGGTGATTACTCAGCAAATGACCCGATCAATGTGGCAAGTAAAGAAGCACATGATGCTGGTATGGTTGTTACATTTGCAGCGGGTAATGAAGGACCGGACGACAACACGTTAAATCCATATTCTGCAGCTCC
This genomic interval carries:
- a CDS encoding GNAT family N-acetyltransferase, producing the protein MEKAALEISLSTPADYPGLVEIDHLVWNIETTPAPDIRWESPEDYGKQFPAGSQIVARCNGKVCGYIFYKDVFPVPSNLHVADLAMAVHPDYHGQNIGFELMRAVEELARDNGKTKLSLRVLSTNEKAIRFYKKCGYQVQGRLVGEFYLNGRFVDDLLFYKHI
- a CDS encoding ABC transporter permease subunit, whose protein sequence is MNFSLRSYLKRLRSTILGILIIGILPALLFGTNTQLEQNVWEYSIKNLKYPLFPDVFEKYQYSMTIFFAALLTGLAAALILTFFTTLLPRFLQRIVYGLLTFLESLPDLFIVVVLQFTVIYIYQSTGVLIANISNVYNNPIYLLPILTLAVLPTIQLFKIALLLMKDEQHKPYVTVARAMGLSRFYITIVHVFRNIITSLVQYYKTIFVFMLSNLFIVEYVFNLNGIMNVLLNTKGVAFMVTALMIAIPFSLLFEIAESNTIKVNKQEGEEAA
- a CDS encoding TIM barrel protein, encoding MTHKIAISGSTIMSDTSLFHELFIDETSHIEIGEFENEDAYQHFLGKIKSSNKSFSLHSPLFRKDSKYDLIEFVQFEPDKAWIQFENEVMRMAQAGAAYILVHFPYFQDESKDPNTLIEEGLQRLSLLQTKYNLPIVCEPKLGMWKSTKGIEYLHNFPVSVWKKYGLKLCIDIGDYLLAAAELSVNPPELIQKWQEHIKVVHLHNIEFIEGKYIWIPIHPSHEEDDVYFPVKEILSFIAKRNNIYWVLEHTPHSRPKKDFVKEGIQWLKKDILKIE
- a CDS encoding CPBP family intramembrane glutamic endopeptidase: MKHLKIALFLGLLGLLAGAFVVPFQLESLKNTLTAVEYAKMMDAFPFPLPVMIIIASLQIGILTTILSWIGLKLTERTDLTLPLLRTWIAEKKKPVIDRSALKLALIGGAIGSFFMILTDLFLFQPHMPKLGNGEGVVWWKATLAGVLYGGIVEEVLMRLFLMALIVWLLSFIFKKYRETIPLSFYWIGIILAALLFSAGHLPATEVLYGELNTLIIARSFILNGVLAIFFGYLFWKKGLEYAMIAHMMLHVVTQLVLLPIIKLVS
- a CDS encoding diacylglycerol kinase, coding for MKRARLIYNPSSGRETVKKQLPYILDRLENAGYETSCHATTPEDGCATRAARLAGERGFDLVIAAGGDGTIYEVVNGLAGLENRPMLGIIPAGTTNDFARAVGVPRTIEGACDVLCGGTHMPVDIGKVNDKFFINIAGGGRITELTYEVPSKLKTMIGQLAYFLKGIEMLPSIRPTYVEIEFDDKEKYEGEIMLFLVANTNSVGGFEKLAPSSEFHDGLFDVVILKKTNLAEFVRIASLAIRGEHIHDDHVIYKKAKRVKVTPREKMQINLDGELGGILPGEFENLHHHFELLVPKERIKP
- a CDS encoding S8 family serine peptidase, whose translation is MKKFLALCLTVMMAACFFLPQQNAKAAAGIEVDTELTKVLSDLTSNTLVEAVVTYESLPSSSDVTALQNLGLETKTFSKLPMVAVKGTKLEITSLLSSSLDAVSVYHNKDLNFLMKDSRKLIGAERVWNELGYTGKGTTVAVIDSGIDATHPDLPFGEEKVIQNVKFLAGDLFSNEPLYLENVQNTDTSSGHGTHVAGTIAGLGTASEGLYTGVAPDAKLVGLSTGEGINIFWALEAFNYAIENQEEYGIDVISNSWGTTGDYSANDPINVASKEAHDAGMVVTFAAGNEGPDDNTLNPYSAAPWVISVAAGTKDKQLADFSSRGVEGDNLLHPDITAPGVDIVSAKSKTGVVMNVLGSVTDAEYIAPEHLANYTTASGTSMATPHISGVAALMLEANPNLQPDQVLQLLESTADPMAGYKLHEVGAGYVNAYEAVKAAGN
- a CDS encoding class I SAM-dependent methyltransferase; this translates as MKNNSNIQKYKRLAPFYDKFMGNRLFRKARQQAFSEIEARQGGSLLLVGVGTGEDFPFLPAGASVTGIDLSEDMLKIAEGKKNSRDITLLQMDAEDMGFGNEKFDIIVLNLILSVVEHPEKVLEKSLNCLSPGGTLLVFDKFIESNQKPNVIRRLLNKITSAIGTDITRDFYKIKSGFPIEITKEYKTINDLYTIIVARESISNDISV